Within Halorubrum lacusprofundi ATCC 49239, the genomic segment GGCCGATTCCCCGTCTCTCCTCGGTGTGCGTCAGTACACAAGCTCGCCCGAGATGAACTTCCGGGTGCGCTCGTCGGACGGGTTCTCGAAGATCCGCTCCGTCGGGCCGACCTCCGTGATCCCGTCGTCGAGCAGGACGGCGACGCGGTCCGCGACGCGCTCCGCCTGATGCATGTCGTGGGTCGCCACGACGACGCCGATGCCCCGGGTTTGGGCCTCGTCGATCGCCTCCTCGATGACGGCCGTGTTCCGCGGGTCGAGGTCGGAGGTGGGCTCGTCCAACAGGAGCACGTCCGGGTCGTACGCCAGCGCGCGAGCGAACGACACGCGCTGGGCCTCTCCGCCCGACAGCGAGTCGGCGTGTTGAGTCGTCTTGTCGGTCAGCCCGACGACATCGAGCGACTCGCGAACCGCGTCGGGAGTCTCGGCGAGCCCCAGCGTCGCGGCGATCCGGTCGGCCCACGGGCTCCGAACCCGGAGCCCGTATTCGACGTTGCGGCCCACCGAGGCGTCGAAGAGGCTCGCCTCCTGAAAGACCATTCCGACCCGCCGCCGCAGGGCGAGTCGGTCCGACTCCTCGACGGTCCACGCGTCCGTGCCGCCGAGGTCGACGGTCCCCGCGTCGGGTTCGAGCGAGAGCGCGAGCGTCCGAAGCAGCGTCGTTTTGCCGACGCCGGAAGGACCGATGACGCCGAGGACCTCGCCGGCG encodes:
- a CDS encoding amino acid ABC transporter ATP-binding protein, translated to MLRATGVSQSFGGERVFDDLSIEIDAGEVLGVIGPSGVGKTTLLRTLALSLEPDAGTVDLGGTDAWTVEESDRLALRRRVGMVFQEASLFDASVGRNVEYGLRVRSPWADRIAATLGLAETPDAVRESLDVVGLTDKTTQHADSLSGGEAQRVSFARALAYDPDVLLLDEPTSDLDPRNTAVIEEAIDEAQTRGIGVVVATHDMHQAERVADRVAVLLDDGITEVGPTERIFENPSDERTRKFISGELVY